A stretch of Helicobacter pylori DNA encodes these proteins:
- a CDS encoding enoyl-ACP reductase, translated as MNGSNHMKNKTLVISGATRGIGKAILYRFAQSGVNIAFTYNKNVEEANKIIEDVEQKYSIKAKAYPLNILEPEQYTELFKQIDADFDRVDFFISNAIIYGRSVVGGFAPFMRLKPKGLNNIYTATVLAFVVGAQEAAKRMQKIGGGAIVSLSSTGNLVYMPNYAGHGNSKNAVETMVKYAAVDLGEFNIRVNAVSGGPIDTDALKAFPDYVEIKEKVEEQSPLKRMGNPNDLAGAAYFLCDETQSGWLTGQTIVVDGGTTFK; from the coding sequence ATGAATGGTTCCAATCACATGAAAAATAAAACCCTAGTGATTAGCGGCGCGACTAGAGGGATTGGCAAGGCGATATTGTATCGTTTCGCTCAAAGCGGCGTGAATATCGCTTTCACTTACAATAAAAATGTTGAAGAAGCCAACAAAATTATAGAAGATGTGGAGCAAAAGTATTCCATTAAAGCCAAAGCCTACCCCCTTAATATTTTAGAGCCTGAGCAATACACAGAGCTTTTTAAGCAAATTGACGCTGATTTTGACAGAGTGGATTTTTTTATTTCTAACGCTATTATTTATGGGCGTTCTGTCGTGGGGGGATTTGCACCGTTTATGCGATTAAAACCTAAGGGGTTAAACAACATTTACACAGCCACCGTGTTAGCGTTTGTGGTGGGGGCTCAAGAAGCGGCAAAACGCATGCAAAAAATAGGCGGTGGGGCGATCGTGAGCTTAAGCTCTACCGGGAATTTGGTCTATATGCCTAATTACGCTGGGCATGGCAATTCTAAAAATGCCGTAGAAACCATGGTCAAATACGCTGCTGTGGATTTAGGCGAATTTAACATTAGAGTGAATGCGGTTAGTGGCGGGCCTATTGATACGGACGCTTTGAAAGCCTTCCCTGATTATGTGGAGATTAAAGAAAAAGTAGAAGAGCAATCGCCCCTAAAACGCATGGGCAATCCTAACGATCTAGCCGGAGCGGCTTATTTTTTATGCGATGAGACCCAAAGCGGTTGGCTTACAGGGCAAACGATCGTTGTAGATGGCGGGACCACTTTTAAATAA